A single genomic interval of Bradyrhizobium sp. AZCC 1693 harbors:
- a CDS encoding NAD(P)/FAD-dependent oxidoreductase: MDKVDCVIVGAGVVGLAIARRLAQAGREVIVLEATEGIGTITSSRNSEVIHAGIYYRAGSLMAQMCVSGKRALYQYCRDHGIPHRNCGKLIVATTPGETEKLQSIRAHAEANGVDDLQLLTGEAARALEPALNCDAALLSPSTGIIDSHAYMLALRGDAEEAGAAYAFHTPLLHARAAAGRIEIEAGGEAPMTLACNLLVNAAGLGAPALARSIEGMPIGLIPCAYLAKGNYFSCSARAPFSHLIYPVPEPGGLGVHLTLDMAGQARFGPDVEWVESIDYAVDPARAERFYPAIRRYWPTLPDGALMPSYSGIRPKIVPPAVATQDFLIQGPADHGVAGLINLFGIESPGLTSSLAIADHVGALAAK, translated from the coding sequence ATGGACAAAGTCGATTGCGTCATCGTCGGAGCGGGGGTGGTCGGGCTTGCGATCGCGCGACGGCTGGCCCAGGCGGGCCGCGAAGTAATCGTGCTCGAGGCCACTGAGGGCATTGGCACCATCACCTCCTCCCGCAACAGCGAGGTGATCCACGCCGGCATCTATTACCGCGCCGGCAGCCTGATGGCGCAGATGTGCGTGAGCGGCAAGCGTGCGCTTTACCAGTATTGCCGCGACCACGGCATTCCCCATCGCAATTGCGGCAAGTTGATCGTGGCGACGACACCAGGCGAAACCGAAAAACTGCAGTCGATCCGGGCGCATGCCGAAGCCAATGGCGTCGACGATCTGCAGTTGCTGACGGGCGAGGCGGCACGGGCGCTGGAGCCGGCGTTGAACTGCGATGCGGCCCTGCTCTCGCCGTCCACCGGCATCATCGACAGCCACGCCTACATGCTGGCGCTGCGGGGCGATGCGGAGGAAGCGGGCGCAGCTTACGCATTCCATACGCCACTGTTGCACGCCCGGGCCGCCGCCGGCCGGATCGAAATCGAAGCCGGCGGCGAAGCGCCGATGACGCTTGCATGCAACCTGCTCGTCAACGCGGCGGGGTTGGGCGCTCCCGCATTGGCGCGCAGCATCGAAGGCATGCCGATCGGGCTGATTCCCTGCGCCTATCTGGCCAAGGGCAATTATTTCAGCTGCAGCGCGCGGGCCCCATTTTCACACCTGATCTATCCGGTGCCGGAGCCCGGCGGGTTGGGCGTGCACCTGACGCTCGACATGGCGGGACAGGCCCGTTTCGGCCCCGACGTGGAATGGGTCGAGAGCATCGACTATGCGGTGGATCCGGCCCGTGCCGAACGATTCTATCCGGCGATCCGGCGCTACTGGCCGACGCTGCCAGACGGCGCGCTGATGCCGAGCTATTCCGGAATCCGGCCGAAGATCGTGCCGCCGGCCGTCGCTACCCAGGATTTTCTGATTCAGGGCCCAGCCGATCACGGCGTCGCCGGACTGATCAATCTGTTCGGTATCGAATCGCCAGGACTGACGTCATCGCTCGCGATCGCCGATCATGTCGGCGCGCTGGCGGCGAAATAA
- a CDS encoding YdcH family protein, giving the protein MALQAHLVELERKHKILENELHEALVHLSTDDLQIVELKRRKLMVKDEIERLKQTAEETLH; this is encoded by the coding sequence ATGGCACTACAGGCGCATCTTGTTGAACTTGAACGTAAACACAAGATCCTCGAGAATGAATTGCACGAAGCGCTCGTGCACCTTTCCACAGACGACCTGCAAATTGTCGAGTTGAAGCGCCGCAAGTTGATGGTCAAGGATGAGATCGAGCGGTTGAAGCAGACCGCCGAAGAAACTCTCCACTAA
- a CDS encoding YdcH family protein, whose amino-acid sequence MTDDDERELENELARLQQEHRDLDAAIDALHQSPAPDLLRLQRLKKRKLQLRDRIAFIEDQITPDIIA is encoded by the coding sequence ATGACCGACGATGATGAGCGCGAGCTTGAAAACGAGCTCGCCCGGCTGCAGCAGGAGCATCGTGATCTCGATGCGGCGATCGACGCGCTGCATCAGTCGCCGGCGCCGGACTTGCTTCGGCTGCAGCGGCTGAAGAAACGCAAACTGCAATTGCGCGACCGCATCGCCTTCATCGAAGACCAGATCACGCCCGATATCATCGCCTGA
- a CDS encoding GGDEF domain-containing protein, with protein MSKKTRATASRAGKRPKSEASGRKSAPRRSSAPGSRPPAVSNGTKTTIRRLKAQLARTQAQIEELQASADTDFLLGIPNRRGFERELNRAIAYIKRYRAGGALVVLDVDRLKPINDAFGHAAGDQVLKAIVTTLLAQVRASDVVGRLGGDEFALLLWNLSETDARAKAAALEEAIDRLIFDFDGRTITAGASAGVSVLDTHSEAGRALEAADSAMYVRKALRRHEAS; from the coding sequence ATGAGCAAGAAAACCAGGGCGACCGCCTCCAGGGCCGGAAAACGCCCCAAAAGCGAGGCTTCCGGGCGAAAAAGCGCGCCGCGGCGGTCTTCCGCGCCGGGATCCCGGCCGCCGGCGGTGTCCAACGGCACCAAGACGACGATTCGCCGGCTGAAGGCGCAACTGGCCCGGACGCAGGCGCAGATCGAGGAACTTCAGGCCTCTGCCGATACCGACTTCCTGCTGGGTATTCCGAACCGGCGTGGCTTCGAGCGCGAACTCAATCGTGCGATTGCCTACATCAAGCGCTATCGCGCCGGCGGCGCCCTGGTCGTGCTCGACGTCGATCGCTTGAAGCCGATCAACGACGCCTTCGGACACGCCGCAGGCGACCAGGTGCTCAAGGCCATCGTCACGACGTTGCTCGCGCAGGTGCGCGCTTCCGACGTGGTCGGCCGGCTCGGCGGCGACGAGTTCGCGCTGCTGTTGTGGAATCTCAGCGAGACCGATGCCAGGGCCAAGGCGGCCGCGCTGGAGGAAGCGATCGATCGCCTCATCTTCGACTTCGACGGCCGCACCATTACCGCAGGCGCCTCCGCGGGCGTCTCCGTTCTCGATACCCATTCCGAAGCCGGCCGCGCGCTGGAAGCGGCTGACAGCGCCATGTATGTGCGCAAGGCGCTGCGGCGGCACGAGGCGTCGTGA
- the purE gene encoding 5-(carboxyamino)imidazole ribonucleotide mutase produces the protein MTAPIAIIMGSQSDWETMRHAAETLTALGIDCEKRIVSAHRTPDRLFAFAKGAKAQGFKVIIAGAGGAAHLPGMAAALTELPVFGVPVESKALSGVDSLYSIVQMPAGVPVGTLAIGKAGAINAALLAAAVLALNDAALATRLAAWRKQQTDAVKERPEGSA, from the coding sequence ATGACCGCACCCATCGCCATCATCATGGGCAGCCAGTCCGACTGGGAGACCATGCGCCACGCCGCCGAAACGCTGACGGCGCTCGGGATCGACTGCGAAAAGCGCATCGTCTCGGCCCACCGGACCCCGGACCGGTTGTTCGCCTTTGCCAAGGGCGCCAAGGCCCAGGGCTTCAAGGTCATCATCGCCGGCGCCGGTGGCGCTGCTCATCTGCCCGGCATGGCGGCGGCGCTGACGGAACTTCCCGTGTTCGGCGTTCCCGTCGAATCCAAGGCGCTGTCGGGGGTCGATTCGCTGTACTCGATCGTGCAGATGCCGGCCGGCGTTCCCGTCGGCACGCTGGCGATCGGCAAGGCCGGCGCCATCAATGCCGCGCTGCTGGCAGCTGCCGTGCTGGCGCTGAACGACGCCGCACTGGCAACGCGATTGGCGGCCTGGCGCAAGCAGCAGACCGACGCCGTCAAGGAGCGTCCGGAGGGATCAGCGTGA
- a CDS encoding 5-(carboxyamino)imidazole ribonucleotide synthase: MTASGRVKLKPGDTIGILGGGQLGRMLAMAAARLGLKCQVFSPDPDSPAFDVVLNATCAEYADVEALELFANDVDVITYEFENVPAATAMVLAARRPVLPAQEILETTQDRLIEKDFIKRLGIGTADYADVSSVETLQSAIARIGLPAVIKTRRFGYDGKGQAIIREGDDPAQVWEDLGTKSAILEAFIPFEREISVIAARSADGEVECYDVTENEHRDHILKFSRVPAAISDVLAADARAVAEKIANALDYVGVLAVELFVVAENGGPHVLVNEIAPRVHNSGHWTLDGASISQFEQHIRAIAGWPLGKPVRHGEVTMTNLIGDDILDYEQWLTRPGATVHLYGKGAPRPGRKMGHVTEVAQVFKK; this comes from the coding sequence GTGACGGCTTCAGGCAGGGTGAAGCTGAAGCCGGGCGACACCATCGGAATTCTCGGCGGCGGACAATTGGGCCGGATGCTTGCCATGGCCGCGGCGCGCCTTGGCCTCAAATGCCAGGTGTTTTCGCCGGACCCGGACTCGCCCGCCTTCGACGTGGTGCTGAACGCGACCTGCGCCGAATATGCCGACGTCGAGGCGCTCGAGCTGTTCGCCAACGATGTCGACGTCATCACCTATGAATTCGAGAACGTGCCAGCCGCCACCGCCATGGTGCTGGCCGCGCGCCGTCCCGTATTGCCCGCGCAGGAGATCCTGGAGACCACGCAGGACCGGCTGATCGAAAAGGACTTCATCAAGCGGCTCGGCATCGGCACCGCCGACTATGCCGACGTGTCGTCGGTGGAAACCCTGCAGAGCGCCATCGCGCGCATCGGCCTTCCCGCCGTGATCAAGACCCGCCGCTTCGGCTATGACGGCAAGGGCCAGGCGATCATCCGCGAGGGCGACGACCCCGCTCAAGTCTGGGAAGACCTCGGCACCAAATCCGCGATCCTCGAAGCCTTCATTCCGTTCGAGCGCGAGATTTCCGTGATCGCCGCGCGCTCGGCGGACGGTGAAGTCGAATGTTACGATGTCACCGAAAACGAGCACCGCGATCACATCCTGAAATTCTCCCGCGTGCCCGCCGCGATATCAGATGTGCTGGCCGCAGACGCGCGTGCCGTCGCCGAGAAGATCGCCAACGCCCTGGACTATGTCGGCGTGCTCGCGGTCGAGTTGTTCGTCGTTGCCGAAAACGGCGGACCGCATGTACTGGTCAACGAGATTGCGCCGCGGGTGCATAATTCCGGGCACTGGACGCTGGACGGCGCCTCGATCTCCCAGTTCGAGCAGCACATCAGGGCGATCGCCGGCTGGCCGCTCGGCAAGCCGGTTCGTCACGGCGAGGTCACCATGACCAACCTGATCGGCGACGATATCCTCGATTACGAGCAATGGCTGACTAGACCGGGCGCCACGGTTCACCTCTACGGCAAGGGCGCGCCGCGGCCTGGCCGCAAAATGGGCCATGTCACCGAAGTGGCCCAGGTCTTCAAGAAATAG
- the aqpZ gene encoding aquaporin Z, with amino-acid sequence MNTKKYTAEAIGTFWLTFAGCGSAVIAAGFPQVGIGLVGVSLAFGLSVVTMAYAIGHISGCHLNPAVTIGLAAGGRFPAQQIVPYVIAQVIGAIAAAALLYVIASGAPGFDLAKGFASNGYDAHSPGQYNMMVCFITEVVMTMMFLFIIMGATHGKAPAGFAPLAIGLALVMIHLVSIPVTNTSVNPARSTGPALFVGGWALAQLWLFWVAPLIGGALGGVIYRWLSEEPAGVVEGLKTA; translated from the coding sequence ATGAACACCAAAAAATATACCGCTGAAGCGATCGGCACGTTTTGGCTCACTTTTGCGGGATGCGGCAGCGCGGTCATCGCCGCCGGCTTCCCACAGGTCGGAATTGGCCTGGTCGGCGTATCCCTGGCGTTCGGTCTGAGCGTCGTCACCATGGCCTATGCCATCGGCCACATCTCGGGCTGCCATCTCAATCCCGCCGTCACGATCGGCCTCGCGGCCGGCGGACGGTTTCCGGCGCAGCAGATCGTTCCTTACGTGATCGCGCAGGTGATCGGGGCTATCGCGGCCGCGGCGTTGCTCTATGTGATCGCAAGCGGCGCGCCCGGCTTCGATCTCGCCAAGGGCTTTGCCTCCAATGGCTATGACGCGCATTCGCCCGGGCAGTACAACATGATGGTCTGTTTCATCACCGAGGTGGTGATGACCATGATGTTCCTGTTCATCATCATGGGCGCCACCCACGGCAAGGCGCCCGCGGGCTTTGCGCCGCTCGCCATCGGCCTGGCGCTGGTGATGATTCATCTCGTCAGCATTCCCGTCACCAACACGTCGGTGAATCCCGCGCGGAGCACCGGGCCCGCGCTGTTCGTCGGCGGCTGGGCGCTGGCGCAGCTCTGGCTGTTCTGGGTCGCGCCGCTGATCGGCGGTGCGCTCGGCGGCGTGATCTATCGCTGGCTCAGCGAGGAGCCAGCCGGCGTGGTGGAAGGCTTGAAGACGGCCTGA
- the rpsU gene encoding 30S ribosomal protein S21 produces the protein MQVLVRDNNVDQALKALKKKMQREGIFREMKLRGHYEKPSEKKAREKAEAVRRARKLARKKLQREGLLPMKPKPVFGAGPGGDRGGAGGRGGPGAGPRGPR, from the coding sequence GTGCAGGTTCTCGTCCGCGATAACAATGTCGATCAAGCCCTCAAGGCGCTGAAGAAGAAGATGCAGCGCGAGGGTATCTTCCGCGAGATGAAGCTCCGCGGGCACTACGAAAAGCCCTCCGAGAAGAAGGCCCGTGAAAAGGCCGAAGCCGTGCGCCGCGCGCGCAAGCTGGCCCGCAAGAAGCTGCAGCGCGAAGGCCTGCTGCCGATGAAGCCGAAGCCAGTGTTCGGCGCAGGTCCCGGTGGCGACCGTGGTGGCGCTGGCGGCCGTGGCGGCCCGGGCGCAGGTCCGCGCGGACCGCGCTGA
- a CDS encoding tetratricopeptide repeat protein, translating into MAGNDCNAFPRASRFTAVPVALLAIALPLSGCSFDLGSWGADKEKPQAAEQKPTGTISGQSVSDAQGYAARGQALAKSGKTEEALAEFDRALVLDPYNVPALYGRGLIYQADKQHEQAIADFTAANGLTPQRVEPLLARATSYLAIDKAKEAASDLDEAVQADPNSAQAWSARGVTYERLGDKSKAFTSYGRALALRPKDEAARSGLARTGG; encoded by the coding sequence ATGGCCGGTAACGATTGCAATGCCTTCCCCCGCGCCTCACGCTTCACGGCCGTACCTGTCGCGCTGCTCGCAATCGCGCTCCCGCTCAGCGGCTGTTCGTTCGACCTGGGATCATGGGGGGCGGACAAGGAGAAGCCGCAGGCCGCCGAGCAGAAACCGACCGGCACGATCAGCGGACAAAGCGTCAGCGACGCACAGGGCTACGCTGCGCGCGGCCAGGCGCTTGCCAAATCCGGCAAGACCGAAGAAGCGCTGGCGGAATTCGACCGCGCGCTCGTACTCGATCCCTACAACGTCCCGGCCCTGTACGGCCGCGGCCTGATCTATCAGGCCGACAAGCAGCATGAGCAGGCGATCGCGGATTTCACCGCGGCCAATGGCCTGACGCCGCAACGGGTCGAGCCGCTGCTGGCGCGTGCAACCAGCTACCTCGCCATCGACAAGGCAAAGGAAGCCGCTTCCGATCTCGACGAGGCGGTGCAGGCCGATCCCAACAGTGCGCAAGCCTGGTCGGCTCGCGGCGTCACCTATGAACGTCTGGGCGACAAGTCCAAGGCGTTTACCTCCTACGGCCGTGCGCTCGCGCTCCGCCCCAAGGACGAAGCCGCGCGAAGCGGCCTCGCGCGCACCGGCGGCTAG
- a CDS encoding cupin domain-containing protein: MLAAKSDVQVDTTEVRVTEWRLAPGSATGHHTHEMDYVIVPVTSGEMTIVAPNGERTKAQLGAGKSYFRKAGVQHDVLNETAAEIVFLEVELKPGPSAVEP, translated from the coding sequence ATGCTTGCCGCCAAATCCGACGTTCAGGTCGATACAACCGAAGTCCGGGTCACCGAGTGGCGGCTGGCGCCGGGCAGCGCTACCGGCCATCACACCCACGAGATGGACTACGTGATCGTGCCGGTGACCTCGGGCGAGATGACCATCGTCGCGCCGAACGGCGAACGCACCAAGGCGCAGCTCGGGGCCGGCAAATCCTATTTCCGGAAAGCCGGCGTCCAGCACGACGTGCTCAACGAGACGGCAGCCGAGATCGTGTTTCTGGAGGTCGAACTGAAGCCCGGACCGTCCGCCGTGGAACCGTAG
- a CDS encoding calcium:proton antiporter: MSVHGPMPKSAWIFPALAMLLFAAATGLGLSFTPSVGGFLFAATLLAILFGTVFAAVHHAEVIAERIGEPYGTLLLTLAVTIIEVALIATIMLGDKPQPALARDTVFAVVMIVCNGLVGLCIFIGGLRYREQDFQVSGANLYLSVLFVLATITLIMPNYTLTAPGPIYSAAQLGFVDLVTLMLYGVFLYTQTIRHSDYFIKGGAGAASETSSLSNRMLALSIALLLISLLAVVLLAKKFSLVVDVVTAMIGAPPAFAGVLVALLILLPEGVTAIAAARNNDLQKSINLALGSSLATIGLTIPAVGVATYALDKELVLGLNGQGMVLLLLTFVLSMLTFGTGRTNILFGLVHMVVFAVFVFMVFVP, encoded by the coding sequence ATGAGCGTGCACGGACCAATGCCGAAATCGGCCTGGATATTCCCGGCGCTGGCAATGCTGCTGTTTGCCGCGGCCACCGGCCTTGGGCTCTCCTTTACGCCGTCAGTTGGCGGGTTCTTGTTCGCGGCCACGCTGCTGGCGATCCTGTTCGGCACCGTGTTCGCAGCCGTGCATCATGCCGAGGTGATTGCCGAGAGAATCGGCGAGCCCTACGGCACGCTGCTGTTGACGCTTGCGGTCACCATCATCGAAGTCGCGCTGATCGCCACCATCATGCTCGGCGACAAGCCGCAGCCGGCGTTGGCGCGCGATACCGTTTTTGCGGTGGTGATGATCGTGTGCAACGGCCTTGTCGGCCTCTGCATCTTCATTGGCGGCTTGCGCTACCGCGAGCAGGATTTCCAGGTTTCCGGCGCCAACCTTTATCTCAGCGTGCTGTTCGTGCTGGCGACCATTACTCTGATCATGCCCAATTACACGCTGACGGCGCCGGGCCCGATTTATTCGGCGGCGCAGCTTGGCTTTGTGGACCTGGTCACGCTCATGCTCTACGGCGTGTTCCTTTATACCCAGACGATCCGGCATAGTGATTATTTCATCAAGGGAGGCGCCGGTGCTGCCAGCGAAACCTCATCCCTGTCGAACCGGATGCTGGCGCTCAGCATCGCGCTGCTGCTTATCTCCCTGCTTGCCGTGGTGCTTCTGGCAAAGAAATTTTCGCTCGTAGTCGATGTCGTGACCGCGATGATCGGCGCCCCACCGGCGTTCGCCGGCGTGCTGGTCGCGCTCCTCATCCTGCTCCCGGAGGGGGTCACCGCCATTGCAGCCGCGCGCAACAACGATCTGCAGAAGAGCATAAATCTCGCGCTCGGATCGTCGCTGGCAACCATCGGGCTGACTATTCCCGCGGTCGGCGTGGCGACCTACGCGCTCGACAAGGAACTCGTGCTCGGGCTCAACGGTCAGGGCATGGTACTGCTGCTGCTCACGTTCGTCCTGAGCATGCTCACCTTCGGCACCGGCCGCACCAACATCCTGTTCGGGCTGGTGCACATGGTGGTGTTTGCCGTGTTCGTGTTTATGGTGTTCGTGCCGTAA
- a CDS encoding alpha/beta hydrolase, translated as MTVLKWLLIVVSVGYVCGLIALFFAQRGVLFPVPTSARTAPQAAGFPDAEEHILTTADGEKVIVWHVPARSGRPVVLYFHGNGDYLAGFFGRFRSIIADGTGIIALSYRGYAGSTGRPSEHGLLQDAAAAYAFTIARYRADDIVVWGFSLGTGVAVALAADQRIGKLVLESAYTSIADVAASAFWFAPVRLMMRDQFRSDTRIARVKVPLLVMHGALDPTIPVAFGERLFALANEPKRFVRLARGGHNDLDNFGAIEIARNFINLAKG; from the coding sequence ATGACCGTACTGAAATGGCTGCTGATCGTCGTCTCAGTCGGTTATGTCTGCGGACTTATCGCGCTGTTCTTCGCGCAGCGCGGCGTTCTGTTTCCGGTCCCGACGAGTGCGCGCACGGCGCCACAAGCGGCGGGCTTTCCGGATGCCGAAGAGCATATCCTGACTACGGCTGATGGCGAGAAGGTCATCGTCTGGCACGTTCCGGCCAGATCGGGCCGTCCGGTCGTCCTCTATTTCCATGGCAATGGCGATTATCTCGCCGGCTTCTTCGGTCGCTTTCGCAGCATCATCGCCGACGGGACCGGGATCATCGCATTGTCCTATCGCGGCTATGCGGGCTCGACTGGGCGACCGAGCGAGCACGGATTGCTGCAGGACGCAGCGGCAGCCTATGCCTTCACGATCGCACGCTATCGCGCGGACGACATCGTCGTCTGGGGCTTTTCGCTCGGCACCGGCGTTGCGGTGGCGCTTGCGGCAGATCAGCGGATCGGGAAGCTGGTGCTGGAAAGCGCCTATACCTCGATCGCGGATGTCGCGGCGTCGGCGTTCTGGTTCGCGCCGGTGCGGCTAATGATGCGGGATCAGTTCCGTTCCGACACACGCATCGCACGCGTCAAGGTTCCGCTGCTCGTGATGCATGGCGCGCTCGATCCCACGATACCCGTTGCCTTTGGCGAACGGCTGTTTGCGCTGGCGAACGAGCCGAAACGGTTTGTCCGCCTTGCCCGCGGCGGTCACAACGATCTGGACAATTTCGGCGCGATTGAAATCGCGCGAAATTTCATCAACCTTGCGAAGGGGTGA
- a CDS encoding NAD(P)(+) transhydrogenase (Re/Si-specific) subunit beta produces MNANLAAILYLVAGVLFILSLRGLSSPASSRQGNLFGMIGMAIAVGTTLASHPPADGVAWVLVILGIAIGGSIGAVIARRVPMTSMPELVAAFHSLVGMAAVLVAAGAFYAPEAFDIGKPGAIHASSLVEMSLGVAIGALTFTGSVIAFLKLSARMSGAPIILPGRHIINIALALALVFFIFGLVRSGSALDFWLITIIALVLGVLMIIPIGGADMPVVISMLNSYSGWAAAGIGFTLGNSALIVTGALVGSSGAILSYIMCHAMNRSFISVILGGFGGETAAAGGGGGEQKPAKLGSADDAAFIMKNAQKVIIVPGYGMAVAQAQHALREMGDLLKKEGVEVKYAIHPVAGRMPGHMNVLLAEANVPYDEVFELEDINSEFAQADIAFVIGANDVTNPAAEEDKTSPIYGMPVLQVWKAGTVMFIKRSLASGYAGIDNPLFYRDNTMMLLGDAKKVTENIVKGM; encoded by the coding sequence ATGAACGCCAATCTGGCTGCAATTCTGTATCTCGTGGCAGGTGTGCTGTTCATCCTGTCGCTGCGCGGGCTGTCGAGCCCGGCATCGTCCCGCCAGGGCAATCTGTTCGGCATGATCGGCATGGCGATCGCGGTCGGGACCACGCTTGCCAGTCATCCGCCGGCGGACGGTGTCGCTTGGGTGCTGGTTATCCTCGGCATCGCCATCGGCGGCAGCATTGGCGCCGTCATCGCGCGCCGCGTGCCGATGACCTCGATGCCGGAACTGGTCGCGGCCTTCCACTCGCTGGTCGGCATGGCCGCGGTGCTGGTCGCCGCCGGCGCCTTCTATGCGCCCGAAGCCTTCGATATCGGCAAGCCCGGCGCCATTCACGCCTCCAGCCTGGTCGAGATGTCGCTCGGCGTCGCCATCGGCGCGCTGACCTTCACCGGCTCGGTGATCGCGTTCCTGAAGCTTTCCGCGCGGATGAGCGGCGCGCCGATCATCCTGCCCGGCCGCCACATCATCAACATCGCGCTCGCGCTTGCGCTGGTGTTCTTCATTTTCGGCCTGGTCCGGTCCGGCAGCGCGCTCGACTTCTGGCTGATCACCATCATCGCGCTGGTGCTCGGCGTGCTCATGATCATCCCGATCGGCGGCGCCGACATGCCGGTCGTGATCTCGATGCTGAACTCCTATTCCGGCTGGGCCGCCGCCGGCATCGGCTTCACGCTCGGCAATTCCGCGCTGATCGTCACCGGCGCGCTGGTCGGCTCCTCGGGCGCGATCCTGTCCTACATCATGTGCCACGCGATGAACCGTTCCTTCATCTCGGTCATCCTCGGCGGCTTCGGCGGCGAGACCGCCGCGGCCGGCGGTGGCGGCGGCGAGCAGAAGCCTGCCAAGCTGGGCTCGGCCGACGACGCGGCCTTCATCATGAAGAACGCGCAGAAGGTGATCATCGTACCGGGCTACGGCATGGCGGTGGCGCAGGCCCAGCATGCGCTGCGCGAAATGGGCGACCTGCTGAAGAAGGAAGGCGTCGAGGTGAAGTACGCCATCCACCCGGTTGCGGGGCGCATGCCCGGTCACATGAACGTGCTGCTGGCGGAAGCCAACGTGCCCTATGACGAGGTCTTCGAGCTCGAGGACATCAATTCCGAATTTGCGCAGGCCGACATCGCCTTCGTGATTGGCGCCAATGACGTCACCAACCCGGCCGCGGAAGAAGACAAGACCTCGCCGATCTACGGCATGCCGGTGCTGCAGGTCTGGAAGGCCGGCACCGTGATGTTCATCAAGCGCTCGCTGGCCTCGGGCTATGCCGGAATCGATAATCCACTGTTTTACCGCGACAACACCATGATGCTGCTCGGTGACGCCAAGAAGGTCACCGAGAACATCGTCAAGGGGATGTAA
- a CDS encoding proton-translocating transhydrogenase family protein, giving the protein MEHVAQAVDPFVFRLSIFVLAVFVGYFVVWSVTPALHTPLMSVTNAISSVIVVGALLAVGVPMISSGSGWARGFGFIALIFACVNIFGGFLVTQRMLAMYKKKAK; this is encoded by the coding sequence ATGGAGCATGTCGCTCAAGCCGTCGATCCCTTCGTATTCCGGTTGTCGATTTTCGTCCTCGCGGTTTTCGTCGGCTATTTCGTGGTGTGGTCGGTGACGCCGGCGTTGCATACGCCGCTGATGTCGGTGACCAACGCGATCTCCTCGGTCATCGTGGTCGGCGCGCTGCTCGCGGTCGGCGTCCCCATGATCTCAAGCGGCAGCGGTTGGGCGCGCGGCTTCGGCTTCATCGCGCTGATCTTCGCCTGTGTGAACATCTTCGGCGGCTTCCTTGTCACCCAGCGCATGCTGGCGATGTACAAGAAGAAAGCCAAGTGA